From Salmo salar chromosome ssa04, Ssal_v3.1, whole genome shotgun sequence, one genomic window encodes:
- the LOC106604035 gene encoding regulatory factor X-associated protein: MSEEESSTSAGNNNKDSSILLTKDGQTYYVDDCGVVDSRNVVTPQDPDNNNMFSYEMDDADEEESDILDTSDPRDSAASPEELNDEERYGDNDNISKTCTYDGCTETTSQVAKQRKPWMCKKHRNKMYKDKYKRKKSDQAMSTGKQDESLEERPVSVNKQRLGTVGDRPARPSLIEQVLNQKRLSLLRSPEVIMFLQQQQRLLANQSLSQSQPHFQGC, encoded by the exons ATGAGTGAAGAGGAGAGTTCCACATCAGCGGGTAACAACAATAAAGACTCCAGTATTTTACTCACCAAAGACGGACAGACGTACTACGTTGACGACTGCGGTGTTGTCGACAGTAGAAATGTAGTCACGCCGCAAGACCCGGACAATAACAACATGTTTTCCTACGAAATGGATGATGCCGATGAGGAAGAAAGTGATATTTTAGACACGTCTGACCCGCGGGATAGCGCTGCTAGTCCAGAAGAACTCAACGATGAAGAAAGGTACGGAGATAACGATAATATTTCAAAGACTTGTACGTACGACGGTTGCACGGAAACTACGAGCCAGGTAGCCAAGCAACGGAAGCCGTGGATGTGTAAGAAACACCGGAACAAGATGTACAAAGACAAATACAAGAGGAAGAAGAGTGACCAGGCAATGTCCACTGGGAAACAAGAT gagagcttgGAGGAGAGGCCTGTATCTGTGAACAAGCAGCGTCTTGGTACCGTGGGGGACAGGCCGGCCAGACCCTCCCTCATCGAACAGGTGCTTAACCAGAAGAGACTG TCTCTGCTGAGGAGTCCTGAGGTGATAATGTTtttacagcagcagcagcgtctCCTGGCCAACCAGAGCCTCAGCCAATCACAGCCTCACTTCCAGGGCTGCTAA